A single window of Bradyrhizobium daqingense DNA harbors:
- a CDS encoding MFS transporter produces MTITLPAATREPDPTMSDGLPTAQRRWAIAAIFTALAMASLDTAIANIALPAIAADLRVTPEQSVWVVNVYQIALVATLLPLGALGEIVGHQRIYLGGLILFTIASLFCAVAWSLDSLLVARTLQGLGASGIMSVNTALVRFVYPGRMQGRGFGHNALVVATAFTFGPSIASAILALGPWPWLFAVNIPFGLVAIGIGFAMLPKTPRADHGFDFLGALLAAACLGLFITGIGSAAHNLSPVVVGIELISALVLGFILMRRHAGHPAPMLPIDLFSRPMFALSAATAVCSFAVQGLAFVSLPFYFEGVLGRSQVETGFFMTPWPLVVGIMAPIAGRLSDRYPVGLLGGIGLVLLGLGMALLAMLPANPAIADIIWRMVICGMGFGFFQAPNMKAVMGSAPPHRSGSASGIVATARLTGQTTGAALAAACFAFAGHEGATLALALGAGFAALGSVMSFLRLTVK; encoded by the coding sequence GCTCGACACTGCAATCGCCAACATCGCCCTGCCCGCCATTGCCGCCGACCTGCGTGTCACGCCGGAGCAGTCGGTCTGGGTCGTCAACGTCTACCAGATCGCGCTGGTGGCGACGCTGCTGCCACTCGGGGCGCTTGGCGAGATCGTCGGGCATCAGCGCATCTATCTCGGCGGCCTGATCCTGTTCACCATCGCCTCGCTGTTCTGCGCGGTGGCGTGGTCGCTGGACAGCCTGCTCGTCGCGCGCACGCTGCAGGGCCTGGGGGCGAGCGGCATCATGAGCGTCAACACGGCGCTGGTGCGCTTCGTCTATCCCGGGCGGATGCAGGGCCGCGGCTTCGGCCACAACGCGCTGGTGGTCGCGACCGCCTTCACATTCGGTCCCTCGATTGCGTCGGCGATTCTGGCGCTCGGCCCATGGCCGTGGCTGTTCGCCGTCAACATCCCGTTCGGGCTCGTCGCGATCGGCATCGGCTTTGCGATGCTGCCGAAGACCCCGCGCGCCGATCATGGTTTCGATTTCCTCGGCGCGCTGCTCGCTGCCGCCTGCCTTGGCCTGTTCATCACCGGCATCGGCAGTGCTGCGCACAATCTGTCGCCCGTCGTCGTCGGCATCGAGCTGATCTCGGCGCTCGTGCTCGGCTTCATCCTGATGCGCCGCCACGCCGGCCATCCGGCGCCGATGCTGCCGATCGACCTGTTCAGCCGGCCGATGTTCGCACTGTCGGCGGCGACTGCAGTCTGTTCCTTCGCAGTCCAAGGCCTCGCCTTCGTCTCGCTGCCGTTCTATTTCGAGGGCGTGCTCGGGCGCTCGCAGGTCGAGACCGGGTTCTTCATGACGCCGTGGCCGCTGGTGGTCGGCATCATGGCGCCGATCGCCGGACGCCTCTCCGATCGCTACCCGGTCGGCCTGCTCGGCGGCATCGGGCTCGTGCTGCTCGGCCTCGGCATGGCGCTGCTCGCGATGCTGCCGGCCAATCCCGCCATTGCCGACATCATCTGGCGCATGGTGATCTGCGGCATGGGGTTCGGCTTCTTCCAGGCGCCGAACATGAAGGCGGTGATGGGAAGCGCGCCGCCGCATCGCAGCGGCAGCGCCTCCGGCATCGTCGCCACCGCGCGCCTGACCGGCCAGACCACCGGCGCGGCGCTCGCCGCAGCCTGCTTCGCCTTCGCCGGCCATGAGGGCGCAACATTGGCACTGGCGCTCGGCGCAGGCTTCGCCGCGCTCGGCAGCGTGATGAGCTTCCTGCGGCTTACGGTGAAGTAG
- a CDS encoding B12-binding domain-containing radical SAM protein: MNLPSPCNVLMLYPLFSAESFWTFGESCKVMGVKRPAAPLGLITVAAMLPKSWTVRLIDCNTAPLGDDDLAWADVVFTGGMMPQQADTLRLIELCRAAGKPVVVGGPDPTSSPHLYERAHFRVLGEAESVIDDFIAAWEGGARSGTFTAPKFQADVTKTPVPRFDLLKFDDYLYLGVQYSRGCPFTCEFCDIIELYGRVPRTKTVEQMFVELETLYNMGYRGHLDFVDDNFIGNKKSLRQFLPKLAEWQRTHGYPFEFSTEASVNLADDPELLELMGQANFFGIFVGIESPDPATLVAMRKKQNTRRNIAESIHKIYAAGILVTAGFIVGFDNEKVSMADAMIDFIEEAAIPVAMVGLLYALPNTQLTRRLEREGRLHPGHDVAPTIGADQCTAGINFDPVRPLRDILTDYKRVLERVYSPAAYAGRVDRLMTLLDRSRQRHELAEGDIRAKLGAMETVHRVVSALPEARGPLWQTFMNCAKRDTSSARIAVQMIAAYAHLGPFSRKVIAAIDERLAALDEQVPNPVVAAATAEARHLA, translated from the coding sequence ATGAACTTGCCAAGCCCCTGCAACGTGTTGATGCTCTACCCGCTGTTCTCAGCGGAGTCCTTCTGGACCTTTGGCGAATCCTGCAAGGTGATGGGCGTCAAGCGCCCGGCCGCCCCCCTGGGCCTGATCACCGTGGCCGCCATGTTGCCCAAGAGCTGGACGGTCCGGCTGATCGACTGCAACACGGCACCTCTCGGCGACGACGATCTCGCCTGGGCCGATGTCGTCTTCACCGGCGGAATGATGCCCCAACAGGCCGATACGCTGCGCCTGATCGAGCTCTGCCGCGCGGCCGGCAAGCCGGTGGTCGTCGGCGGCCCCGATCCTACCTCGAGCCCCCACCTCTATGAGCGGGCCCACTTCCGGGTGCTCGGCGAGGCCGAGAGCGTCATCGACGACTTCATCGCCGCCTGGGAGGGGGGCGCACGGTCCGGCACCTTCACCGCGCCGAAATTCCAGGCCGACGTCACCAAGACGCCGGTGCCGCGCTTCGACCTGCTCAAATTCGACGACTATCTCTATCTCGGCGTGCAATATTCCCGCGGCTGTCCGTTCACCTGCGAGTTCTGCGACATCATCGAGCTCTATGGACGCGTGCCGCGGACCAAGACGGTCGAGCAGATGTTCGTGGAGCTCGAGACGCTCTACAACATGGGCTATCGCGGCCATCTCGATTTCGTCGACGACAATTTCATCGGCAACAAGAAGTCGCTGCGGCAGTTCCTGCCCAAGCTCGCCGAATGGCAGCGGACGCACGGCTATCCCTTCGAATTCTCCACCGAAGCTTCGGTCAATCTCGCCGACGATCCGGAGCTTTTGGAACTGATGGGGCAGGCCAATTTCTTCGGCATCTTCGTCGGCATCGAAAGTCCGGATCCGGCGACCCTGGTCGCGATGCGGAAGAAGCAGAACACGCGGCGCAACATCGCCGAGAGCATCCACAAGATCTACGCCGCCGGCATCCTGGTCACCGCGGGCTTCATCGTCGGCTTCGACAACGAGAAGGTCTCCATGGCCGATGCCATGATCGACTTCATCGAGGAGGCGGCGATCCCCGTCGCCATGGTCGGACTGCTCTATGCCTTGCCGAACACGCAGCTGACGCGCCGCCTGGAGCGCGAAGGCCGGCTCCATCCGGGTCACGATGTGGCGCCGACCATCGGCGCCGATCAGTGCACGGCCGGGATCAACTTCGATCCGGTGCGTCCGCTGCGCGACATCCTGACGGACTACAAGCGCGTGCTGGAGCGCGTCTACAGTCCGGCTGCCTATGCAGGACGCGTCGACCGCCTGATGACGCTGCTCGATCGTTCGCGGCAGCGTCACGAGCTCGCCGAAGGGGACATTCGCGCCAAGCTCGGCGCGATGGAAACCGTGCACCGTGTCGTCTCCGCGCTTCCCGAAGCGCGTGGCCCGCTGTGGCAGACCTTCATGAACTGCGCCAAGCGCGACACGTCGTCGGCGCGCATTGCCGTGCAGATGATCGCGGCCTATGCGCATCTCGGCCCGTTCTCGCGCAAGGTCATCGCTGCCATCGATGAGCGCCTGGCGGCGCTGGACGAGCAGGTGCCAAATCCCGTGGTGGCTGCGGCTACGGCCGAGGCGCGACATCTGGCCTGA
- a CDS encoding (2Fe-2S)-binding protein, protein MANLTINGKTYSLDVEPDTPLLWAIRENAGLTGTKYGCGIAQCGACTVHMDGVAMRSCGITVSEAEGKKITTIEGLATGDSLHKVQEAWIAQDVPQCGYCQSGMIMAVAALLNEKPKPTDADIDEAITNICRCGTFAQVREAIHTIASA, encoded by the coding sequence ATGGCAAACCTAACAATCAACGGAAAAACCTACTCCCTCGACGTCGAGCCGGACACACCGCTGCTCTGGGCGATCCGCGAGAATGCCGGCCTGACCGGCACCAAATATGGTTGCGGCATTGCACAATGCGGCGCCTGCACGGTTCACATGGATGGCGTGGCGATGCGCTCCTGCGGCATCACAGTCAGCGAGGCCGAGGGCAAGAAGATCACCACGATCGAAGGGCTCGCAACGGGGGATTCGCTGCACAAGGTGCAGGAGGCCTGGATCGCCCAGGATGTGCCGCAATGCGGCTACTGCCAGAGCGGAATGATCATGGCGGTGGCGGCGCTGCTGAACGAGAAGCCCAAGCCGACCGACGCCGACATCGACGAGGCCATCACCAATATCTGCCGCTGCGGCACCTTCGCACAGGTGCGCGAGGCGATCCACACGATCGCAAGCGCGTAA
- a CDS encoding xanthine dehydrogenase family protein molybdopterin-binding subunit, whose amino-acid sequence MNKHVSPKMNRRAFVIGTAAVGAGLAIGLDIPFGGPAVVRAADGSPEIGAWVVVRPDDSVVIRIARSEMGQGSLTGLAQLVAEELECDWTKVTTEYPTPGQSVARKRVWGDFSTGGSRGIRSSQDYVRKGGATARVMLIQAAADAWKVPASECTVTNSVITHMPSGRTTTYGKVAEAAAKLTPPADVKLKDPKDWKLIGKGVKRLDTVDKTTGAMIYGADVKLPGMLNAAIKDCTVFGGKLKSFDETKITGMKGVKKVVKVGDTAVAVVADTWWHAKTALEALPIVWDEGDNAKVSSESIAKWLAEGLDNSQPAYVGNKNGDAKAAIAGAAKKFEAVYSYPYQNHATMEPMNATALYTADKCEVWCGTQNGEAAFAAVLEASGLPPEKCDVHKVMLGGGFGRRGQTDYVRQAVIIAKQMPGTPIKLLWSREEDMAHGRYHPITQCKMTGAFDANNNLIALHYRLSGQSILFSLRPEALQNGMDPAAFQGVAQSGEAAFGYSVPNLLVEHAMRNPHVPPGFWRGVNVNHNAIYMECFMDELAQAAGQDPLEFRRKLMGNHPKHLAVLNAVAEKIGWTTPAPQGIYRGIAQVMGYGSYVAGAAEISVTDGSKIKVHRIVASTDPGYVVNPAQVERQVAGSFVYGLSALFYGGCTVKDGKIEQTNFDTYNSMRISEMPKVETVMVPSGGFWGGVGEPTIGVAAPAVLNAYFAATGKRIRSVPLRDQNITFA is encoded by the coding sequence ATGAACAAGCACGTCTCTCCCAAGATGAACCGTCGTGCCTTTGTCATCGGCACGGCCGCGGTCGGTGCCGGCCTTGCCATCGGCCTCGACATCCCCTTCGGCGGCCCCGCCGTGGTCCGCGCCGCCGACGGCTCGCCCGAGATCGGCGCCTGGGTCGTGGTCAGGCCCGACGACAGCGTCGTGATCCGCATCGCCCGCTCCGAGATGGGCCAGGGCTCGCTCACCGGCCTCGCCCAGCTCGTCGCCGAAGAGCTCGAATGCGACTGGACCAAGGTCACCACCGAATACCCGACCCCCGGTCAGAGCGTCGCCCGCAAGCGCGTCTGGGGCGATTTCTCGACCGGCGGCAGCCGCGGCATCCGCTCATCGCAGGACTATGTCCGCAAAGGCGGCGCCACCGCGCGCGTGATGCTGATCCAGGCCGCCGCCGATGCTTGGAAAGTGCCGGCATCCGAATGCACGGTGACGAACAGCGTCATCACCCATATGCCGTCGGGCAGGACCACGACCTACGGCAAGGTCGCCGAGGCCGCGGCCAAGCTGACGCCGCCGGCGGACGTCAAGCTGAAAGATCCCAAGGACTGGAAGCTGATCGGCAAGGGCGTGAAGCGGCTCGACACCGTCGACAAGACCACCGGCGCCATGATCTACGGCGCCGACGTGAAGCTGCCGGGCATGCTGAACGCCGCGATCAAGGACTGTACGGTGTTCGGCGGCAAGTTGAAGAGCTTCGACGAAACCAAGATCACCGGCATGAAGGGCGTCAAGAAGGTCGTCAAGGTCGGCGACACCGCGGTCGCGGTGGTCGCCGACACCTGGTGGCACGCCAAGACCGCGCTGGAGGCGCTGCCGATCGTCTGGGACGAAGGCGACAACGCCAAGGTCTCCAGCGAGTCGATCGCGAAATGGCTGGCCGAAGGCCTCGACAATTCGCAGCCGGCCTATGTCGGCAACAAGAACGGCGACGCCAAGGCCGCGATCGCCGGCGCCGCCAAGAAGTTCGAGGCCGTCTACAGCTATCCCTACCAGAACCACGCCACCATGGAGCCGATGAACGCCACCGCGCTCTACACGGCGGACAAATGCGAGGTGTGGTGCGGCACGCAGAATGGCGAGGCGGCGTTCGCGGCGGTGCTGGAGGCTTCGGGCCTGCCGCCGGAGAAGTGCGACGTGCACAAGGTGATGCTCGGGGGCGGCTTCGGCCGGCGCGGCCAGACCGACTATGTCCGTCAGGCCGTTATCATCGCCAAGCAGATGCCGGGCACGCCGATCAAGCTGTTGTGGTCGCGCGAAGAGGACATGGCACACGGCCGGTATCACCCAATCACCCAGTGCAAGATGACCGGCGCCTTCGATGCCAACAACAACCTGATCGCGTTGCATTATCGCCTGTCCGGGCAATCGATCCTGTTCTCGCTGCGCCCCGAGGCACTCCAGAACGGCATGGATCCAGCGGCATTCCAGGGCGTCGCCCAATCCGGCGAGGCCGCGTTCGGCTATTCGGTGCCGAACCTGCTGGTCGAGCATGCGATGCGCAACCCGCACGTTCCGCCCGGCTTCTGGCGCGGCGTCAACGTCAATCACAATGCGATCTACATGGAATGCTTCATGGACGAGCTGGCCCAGGCCGCAGGCCAGGACCCGCTCGAATTCCGCCGCAAGCTGATGGGTAATCACCCCAAGCACCTGGCCGTGCTCAATGCCGTCGCCGAGAAGATCGGATGGACCACGCCGGCGCCGCAGGGAATCTATCGCGGCATCGCGCAAGTCATGGGCTATGGCAGCTATGTCGCCGGCGCCGCCGAGATCTCGGTGACCGACGGCAGCAAGATCAAGGTGCACCGCATCGTCGCCTCCACCGATCCCGGCTACGTGGTCAATCCGGCGCAGGTGGAGCGGCAGGTTGCCGGCTCCTTCGTGTACGGCCTCTCCGCCCTGTTCTACGGCGGCTGCACCGTCAAGGACGGCAAGATCGAGCAGACCAACTTCGACACCTATAACTCGATGCGCATCAGCGAGATGCCGAAGGTCGAGACGGTGATGGTGCCGAGCGGCGGGTTCTGGGGCGGCGTCGGCGAGCCGACCATCGGCGTCGCGGCGCCGGCGGTGCTCAACGCGTACTTCGCAGCGACAGGCAAGCGCATCCGCTCGGTGCCGCTGCGCGACCAGAACATCACCTTTGCGTAG